The Panicum hallii strain FIL2 chromosome 9, PHallii_v3.1, whole genome shotgun sequence genome has a window encoding:
- the LOC112875569 gene encoding tryptamine hydroxycinnamoyltransferase 2-like, producing MAVTVQVTRRAVLRPPPASARGGGRKSPLMAFDRASTDGYIPAVFAWNAPAPDNAALVDGLLAAVARYPHLAGRFGVDDRGKKCFHLNDAGVLVVEAQADADLADALAHDVAAHINELYPKADKERADEPIFQAQLTRYRCGGLVIGTACQHLVADGQSMSFFYTSWATAVRTSSATLPSPFTDRETIAVPRSPPAPKFDHRNIEFRGQHSPSHSYPVLPMDRIKNLACHFPDEFIAGLKARVGGRCSTFQCLLAHAWKKVTAARDLAPEEFTQIRVAVNCRGRADPPVPMEYFGNMVLWAFPRMRAREVLSSNYAAVVGAIRDAVARVDAEYIQSFVDFGEAAERAGEELASTAAGLGTAFCPDLEVDSWLGFRFHDLDFGQGPPCAFLPPELPIEGLMIMVPSCAAKGGVDLFMALDAEHVDAFKQICYSMD from the exons ATGGCGGTGACGGTGCAGGTCACGCGCCGGGCGGTGCTGAGGCCCCCGCCCGCgagcgcccgcggcggcggcaggaagtCCCCGCTCATGGCCTTCGACCGCGCCTCCACGGACGGCTACATCCCGGCCGTCTTCGCCTGGAACGCGCCGGCGCCAGACAACGCAGCGCTCGTGGACGGTCTGCTCGCGGCCGTCGCCAGGTACCCGCACCTCGCGGGGCGGTTCGGCGTCGACGACCGCGGCAAGAAGTGCTTCCACCTCAACGACGCCGGGGTGCTCGTCGTCGAGGCCCAGGCCGACGCGGACCTTGCCGACGCGCTGGCGCACGACGTCGCCGCGCACATCAACGAGCTCTACCCAAAAGCTGACAAG GAACGTGCCGACGAGCCGATCTTCCAGGCGCAGCTCACGCGGTACAGGTGCGGCGGCCTGGTGATCGGCACGGCGTGCCAGCACCTCGTCGCCGACGGCCAGTCCATGAGCTTCTTCTACACCTCATGGGCCACCGCCGTGCGCACCTCCTCGGCGACCCTTCCGTCGCCCTTCACCGACCGCGAGACCATCGCCGTGCCCCGCAGCCCACCTGCACCCAAGTTCGACCACCGAAACATCGAGTTCCGGGGCCAGCACAGCCCGAGCCACTCCTACCCCGTGCTCCCCATGGACCGGATCAAGAACCTCGCGTGCCACTTCCCGGATGAGTTCATCGCCGGCCTCAAGGCCCGCGTCGGCGGGCGGTGCAGCACGTTCCAGTGCCTCCTGGCGCACGCGTGGAAGAAGGTGACGGCGGCGCGGGACCTGGCGCCGGAGGAGTTCACGCAGATACGTGTCGCCGTGAACTGCCGCGGCCGGGCCGACCCGCCGGTGCCCATGGAGTACTTCGGCAACATGGTGCTGTGGGCGTTCCCGCGGATGCGGGCCCGGGAGGTGCTGTCGTCGAACTACGCCGCCGTGGTCGGCGCCATCCgcgacgccgtggcgcgcgtCGACGCCGAGTACATCCAGTCCTTCGTGGACTTCGGCGAGGCGGCGGAacgcgccggggaggagctggcgTCGACGGCCGCGGGCCTGGGCACGGCCTTCTGCCCGGACCTGGAGGTGGACAGCTGGCTGGGGTTCAGGTTCCACGACCTCGACTTCGGGCAGGGGCCACCGTGCGCGTTCCTGCCGCCGGAGCTGCCCATCGAGGGGCTCATGATCATGGTGCCATCGTGCGCGGCCAAGGGCGGCGTCGACCTCTTCATGGCTCTCGACGCTGAGCACGTCGATGCCTTCAAGCAGATCTGCTACTCCATGGACTGA